The stretch of DNA GTACTTGAAATTCATTCTGGCACACAATGGCAATTATAGCTGAATGTTTTTGGTTCTTGAACTTGTAGTctcaaaaattgattatttaactTGTTTGAACAATGCGATAGCTTATAAGGGCCGTGACTAGGAGTTTCCAATGATTAAGTTAGTTAAATGGTGGCACTAGAAAGATGACCAACAGCATATCAAGTCTATCCACTATCTGGGACTAGAAAGACTGATTTATGATAAAATGTTGAGTCCTACCATGCGCGTGTTTGGATACCATGGGCCTATTTGGTATTGCTCTGGTATGCTTTGAAAGGAACGTTGATGTGTCAACTCCCTGAGGATATGACTGGAAATTCTTGATCAGTAGAAGGATTGAGAGATAAATAGGGAGAAACGAGAGAGAATTTAGGGAGAGAAGAAGATAGAAacgagggagggagagagaaatcagaatttCAGTGTATTTTTGTATCCTCCGTGGGATGGGATCAGCTGTATTTATAGCTGATCCTAACCTCCCCCCATGTGCGGGTAACCGCTTATATGTGCTGGGAATGTACAAGCTGCCAATGCAGCAACAAACTTAGTACAACCCCCTTACAGCATACTTTGCTAATATACTATTTTTCCCCTCTATTACATTCTAATTACAGTATCTTCCCCACTACTTCATTAGTACATGACATGatgaaaatagtttttgatAATTGAGTGTGGTGTTATGCGTATTAGTGTTAAAAGCAAGTAGTGAGTGTCTAGTTAACATTTTCACTGCTGTGCTGTAGATAtgtaaaatgactaaaaaagaCACTAgtacaataattattaaatgaacattttaaacaaatatttctatataaaccattttttcataatatatcttatataaataaaatgaaaatattgtttgtttgaaataattgtatacttaaaatatttttaaccaaaaacgttatttcaaaactgttaacTACGTAGAATATATTgtttccacatatatatatatatatatatagattttatatgCAATAATGCAAATGCAAAAGTAGTATTGGTATGCATTTCAaggttgattttattttatttttaaatatagaatGCAAGCTaaacattgaaaaataagataaaactaattttttgtgtaaaacattttatgtaaaatttatttttcaatataaaacattttatattgaaaaaagaaatataaagactaaattatttataacattcTTCTCCAtgtatatgataaatatataaatgaagctatacttataaataaaaattgaacattattttaaataaaaagttttacaaataaattattttttatatgcatacatatataaataaatttagaattaattgaaattaaaaatatcgaGCTGTTTTGGAAGTTATCATGATTGTGAGGAAAGGGAAtggtaataaaaataaaggttaattactaaaaattacCAAACTTTGACTAGTATATCAATTCTACAACAAACTTTAAAGTTTATCAATTTTACATTTgaactttcaattttttaagtaattaatacTCTTTTCTTGtgttaattattgatttttttcataCTTCCCAAACTTGTCCATGCACAGAATTAGAGTTTGTCATTATGTGCAtgattaaatttgaaaaatgggaagaaaacttaataattaatgcataaATTGAGTTTTAATGGTGTTGTAGAATTGatacaaaattgaaagtttaaatgtaaaattgatACATTCTAAAGATCGTGGTTGAATTGATACACTAGTTAAAGTTTGGTAATTAACCCTAAAAATAAATGGCCCTTTAGAGATTGTGGGTCTTGCTATAAGtttcatttattttactttaaagCTGTGATCCCTTGCTTTTGCTTTTAAGCGGTTTAGAAGAAGTAGCTGGTGCTTTAAAAGCAAAGTTATGCTTAACCAAATATTgcttttccaaaatttttaagaaaaagaagCTGCACTTTAAAAGCACAGCAATACCAAACAGGTCCAATATGTTGTGGTATTGCAATTTATACACTGAATGTCTTGGATTCTGTCAACCCTGACATTCCATTTCTGGATTATATTGACCACGAACTTCAGCTCTGCATTACATTAGATGTTTTGTATCATTTGGTTAATCTGGAGCTAACACTACGTTTTATTTTGCAGATGATAATGGAGTcttgtttaaattctgattgGCTACAGCACTCTTTTCACTCTTGGGCACAGAGATGTCAGAATGCAAACAGTGCTGAATCTGTTGAAATGCTGAAGGAGGTACATTCTCAGCTAtctggcttttttttttttattattttaaattctattaaaTTGGAGGGTAGAGCATATGGTCTATTTATTTGTTCTCTAAAATCTCCTTTGATTTGATAGTTATATGCAGATTTAACTTTTGGCATTTATGCTCCATCTTTTTGATGAATGCTTCTTCCAAGAGCAGGTGCAGCTCTCTTTTGTTGGGTAACTTCAAGTATACATGAGACTGCACTTTGAATGCACATTtcagaaaagagaaataaagaagTTTCATTTTATTGAATgcaagtttttcttttcttcttttcttaatgCAAGCCTTATCCTTCACAtggttccttcatgtgttatTATCGCCTTTACCTTGTAGCATGTTTGCAAGAGGTGGATGGAATGAAAATGGATGGAATAAAATGGGTGGAATAGGGTTCTTATTTGGGAGAGACAATAATAATGGAATGGAATTGAAATTGATGAAACACTTTCTATCCATTCTCCTCCAAAGCCCTACTTTTTGTATCCCTTGATTGGGGGAGAATGGAAggaaaaattcaattttgtgTTTGACAACAGTaaccttaataattttatagaagTTGAAATTTTCCCTCCACTTAACAAAACTCAATCTTTCCATTAAGAGGGTATTAATTGCcgtttgtttaatatttttctgTTCCATCTATTTCCATTACTTTCCCAAATGAGAGGAGAAAGtattttacatttctttaagtTTACTTTCCTTCTCTTGCCCTCCCAAAcaaatggaaaatattttaaatttcattttactcTTTTTCATTCCATCCCATTCCATTACTAGGTTTTTCCCAAGCAGAGCCTTAGCCTCCGCACACCCACCTCTTTATTAAGCAATTTTTGTTGCTGAGCCTCAATATTACCACCTCTTTATTAAGAAATCTCCATCTCTGGTGCCACTTTAGAGCAACTATTGCCATTCCTGTAGAAGTTACTACTAATTTTATGGGTTGCTTTAAAGCCTTGGCCATACAAAAATTCCGCTTGCATATATCACATATAATAGAACATTGTACACAGTGATTTATTTGAGGGAGAAGATTATTAATCATGTGgttcaaatcaaatttagaattttccCATGTAAGTAATTAACTTCCTTCTATATGTTACTAGATCTTTTCATTCTTGTATCTTTCTTAACTCAACTATTGTATCGAGCCAACTAATACCTTATTTTTAGCCTGGGTATCTAACTGTTCTCTGTATGGATGAAGTTGCTTTATTCCAAgtgaaacatatataaaaaaggaACAGGAAAGCAAGAACTTGTGAGTTATTATTTGTCACGATATTGTCCCTTAATAGCaggaattttaatttcttttacattgtaattttctgttttgctttACTGCTTTCATTTCTggttattattgtaattcctAGAATCAGTTTGTTAGCTAAGATTCCCCACGTGGAGGggggctagaataggacaaaacttTTGGTTACAACTGTTGGGAGGGTGAGGATTGCCTATGGACGCGGCCACCCAGCTATATCAGCCCCCAGGACTCTCTTGGAGAGGCATGGAATATGAGTTCTCAATTCTAATTTCTAtctatcttctcttcttcttgatcttccttctcttcttcctaactttctctctcaatctctcctATTTCTCTGTTAACACTGATTACATCTCTTCAATACCATCTGGATTGAGAGTGTAATCCTATTGTCACCCACATTCGTAACattaattggtatcagagccaccggtTCTCGGCCAAAACTCTATTGTATTGAGAACGATGGCAAATGGTACTTGCATGAAGAGCCTGGAGACGCAGCTCTAGCAAGTCAGCTTGACTATGGCGGATTTCCAGAACTGAGCCGATCAATTGGAGTTAGGAGCTACCCAGAATCATGAGGCTATCATAGCAATGGATTGTAAGTTGGAGAGTTCCATGGAGGGACTAGAACGAAGGTTGGATGTTTCGATCGCGAGGGTGCGAGATGAATTGGGAGCTCAAATGCAGCAGTTCATGGTAATGTTTACTCATCAGAACTCAATAAGGTTATCCCCTGATTTTCTCCTAGGGAGAGAAATGAGTCAATTCTGCAAGGAAATAGAATGAACCGGGGAATTGGGACCTCTGAAATTGAGGTTAACTCGGAGGAGGAGTTGGAGAAGATGTTGGGTAGGGATAGGGTAGAACCACCCAATCATCATCATCTGGGGTACCCTATGCCTCGGATGGAGATTCCGACATTTGAGGGAGTTAATCCCTGTTGGTGGTTAAGGAAATTTGAGAGGTTGTTCAAGTGGTACAAAATACCGAGGGTACAGAGGATATCCCTAGCTACTGCTTATTTCAATGAAACAGTGGATGCGTGGTTCCAAAGGTGGCTTAATGTGAGGAGGGAGTATACATGGGAGGAGTTCTCTGAAAAGTTATGTGAGAGATTTGGAGAAAGGAGCATGATGGATGTCatagaggaattcaacaaactcaAGCAAGTAGGAAGTGTACAATCCTATTTGCAAAAGTTTGAAGAGTTAAGGTCATTCATGATTCGCCACAACCCCCATCTCTCGGAAGCTTATTTCGTGTCAAACTTCATGAGTGGCCTTAGTGAAGAATTGCGgccaatggtgaaaatgataaGGCTAAGAATAATGGAATAGGCCTCGAAGAGTGCCCGATTACAGGAAACATTGGTAGAGGCGATGATGAAGAAACTGAGGCAAAAGCAACGAGGAATAGTTCTGGGCACCTCTAATGTGGGGGGAAAGAACTACAACCGGGAAGTGATGAAGGGAAAATAGGTAGGGGGATCAAGTTCAGTACCATACGGGGAACAACTGAGAGAACAAAGGAGATTGGCGAACCTCTGTTTTCGTTTTGGCGATAAATACTATCAGGGACACCAATGTAAAAGGCAAATCCTCCTATTAGAGGGTGATGAGGAGGATCAAGGAGAGACAGGGGAATTGAATCTTGAGGAGGATGATAGGGAGGACAATGGGGACATTTCAATTCACGCTCTGAAGGGGGTAGCTAATAATAAGATTATGAAGGTGGAGGGCCGAGCTAATGGGTGTAACCTGATGATTCTAGttgacagtgggagtacccacagcttTCTTGATAAAAACACAGCCAAGAGACTTGAATGTCAACTCACGGGAACCCCACCCTTGAGTGTGATAGTGGTAAATGGGGATAGGGTGTTGAGCAAATCGGCTTGTAATGGTTTTGGCTGGGAAATGCAAGGAGAGATGCTTGAGGTAGACCTAAGACTCCTATAACTCGGAGGCTGTGATGTTATCCTAGGCGTAGATTGGATGAAGTGGGTGAGCCCCATAAACTTTGATTTTAACAGAATAGAGGTTTCCTTCGAAAAGGAAGGGAAAAGGATGACTTTGATCGGAGGGGAGGGAAGGAAACAGGTAGTTGCAAAATGATCAATAGAAGAAGGATGGAGAGGATGTTAAAAGGGAAGTAGAACCAGTTGGCACACTTGTTCTCGATTGTGGTCGTCGAGGAGGCCAAAGAAGGATAGAAGGCGTAAGGAGAGATGTTCCTGACAATTAGCACATCTCAAGATATGGCTGACCAGGTATTTTACTTAGACCTTCTTAGTACATTGCTGGTAGAGTATGAGGATCTATTCTTGGAACCTACATCCCTTCCCCCTACCAAAGTTCATGACCACGCCATCAACCTAAAACCTAACGTAGAACCAGTTAACATCCGGTCTTACCGATACCCCCTTGTCCAAAAgaatgaaattgaaagaatggtTAGGGATATGCTTCAACAATCCATAATCCATCCTAGCCAAAGTCCTTTTGCTTCCCCAGttttattagtaaaaaaaaagatggaacatggcatttttgtgtggattaccgcCAACTAAATGTCTTAACCATCAAAGATAAGTTTCCTATACCCTTTGTTGAGGACATTTGGATGAATTATGCAATGTCCAATTCTTTTTTAAGCTGAACCTACGTTTGTGGTATCACCTAATTCGAATGAAACCTGAGGACATCCCTAAAACagcctttagaacccaccatgggcattttgaattcttaGTGATGCTCTTTGGACTCACCAATGCCCTGACCACCTTCCAATATCTCATGAACCGTATCTTCGAGCCTTACCTTCGCAAGTTcatacttgtattctttgatgatatacttaTCTATAGCTCCACCTTTGACTAACACCTAACTCACCTAAAAACCACATTTGATATCCTCAAATCTAATAAGCTCTTTATTAAGAAGTCTAAGTGTACTTTTGGTCAAGGGCAAATGGAGTATTTGGGCCATATCATATCTAAAGAAGGGGTCAGCACTGACCCGAGGAAGGTAGAGGCTATGGTAGCTTGGCCAATGCCAAATTCAGTAAGGGCTTTGAGGGGATTTTTGGGATTAACTAGGTACTACAGGCGGTTTGTGAAGGGTTACAGGGCCATCAACAAGCCTTTGATAGACTTATTAGGAAGGGGGGGTTTGAGTGGGGACAAACTACGGAGGAAGCTTTTGCTAAGTTGAAAGAAGCTATGAGTAATGTGCCGGTCTTAGGGCTACTAGATTTTAGCAAACCCTTCATTTTAGAGACAAATGCAAGTGGAACGAGTATTGGGGCAGTGTTAGCCCAAGAGGGAAGGCCCTTGGCTTTCTTAAGTCGGGCCTTGAGCCCTAAGCATTTGGGGCTCAGTATCTATGAAAAAGAGTTTATAGCTGTTTTGATGGCGGTGGACAAGTGGAAGCATTACTTGGAAGGGGGAAAATTCATAATCAAAATCGATCATGAAAGTCTAAAGTTCCTATTACAACAAAAACTTCAAACCCAACTGCAAAAAAAAGGTTTGTCCAAATTGATGGGGTTGGATTATACCACATAATATAGAAAGGGGAAGGAAAATACAGCTGCTGACGCATTATCAAGGTGCCATGAGGAAGGAAGTGTGGCAGCCATATCCTAGGTGGTGTCGAAATGGTACAATGAGGTGATTGATAGCTATGAGGAGGATAAAAAACTGAAGGGGTTGTTAGAAAAATTGACAGTGGGGACCTAGGAGGAAGGAGGATATACCTTGAGTGGGGGATTGTTGAGACGTCACGAGAGATTGGTGATTGGGGATGATACCGGGCTTAAGAAGAAGATCATGCAATCCTTGCATGAATCTTCGTTAGGAGGGGCACTCCGGGGTGCAAAACACTTGTGGGTTAAAAGGTTGTTTCAATGGCCAGGGATGAAAGCCAAAATTGGAAGATATGTGTTGCCCTATGACACTTGCAAGAGGTGCAAGTCTGAAAACGTAGCCTATCCCGAACTGTTATAGCCATTACCCATCCCCAACCAAGCTTGGACCAGCGTGtcaatggattttgtggaagggTTTCCAAAATCGGAGGGAAGGGACAATATACTGGTAGTAGTAGATCGGCTGACCAAATTTGTTCATTTCAAGGGCTAACTCACCCTTTTACCGCTCAAGAGGTAGCCAGGGTCTTCCTGGACCGAGTGGTTAAGTTGCATGGGACCCCTAAGTACATTATCTTAGACCGGGATAGGATTTTTACAAGTTTGATGTGGCAGGAACTCATGAAGGCCTTGGGAACCAAGCTAAGCATGTCTATTGCCTACCATCCTCAATCAGACGGGAAAATGGAGAGAGTAAACCAAAGTTTGGAAACCTATCTGAGGTGTGTTTGCCTCTTACGGCCCAAGGAGTGGCACCGATGGTTGTccctagcccaatggtggtataataccAACCACCATTCCTCTATCAAAGTGTCACCATTCGAGGCCCTATTTGGATACCAACCACCAACCTTGCTAGCTGTTGAAAGAGAATCCAATGTAGCAATAGTGGAAGAATACCTACAGCAACGAAAACAAGTAACTCAACAGCTTAAGCAAGAGTTGGCATCGGCCAGGAATAGGATGAAGCAAATAGCTGATCGAAAGAGAAGTGAGAGAGAGTTTGCAATGGGAGATAATGTGTATTTGAGGCTGCGGTATCCACATCTCAAGTCAATCACTAAGGGAAAGGTGACTAAACTCAGCCCTAAGTACTTTGGTCCTTTTGCCATAGAAGCTAAAGTAGGATAGGTGGCATATTGTCTAAAGCTACTGGAGGAGACCCAGATTCATCTAGTATTTCATGTGTCCCTCCTCAAGGAATCCGTGGGAACTCAACTAGTAAGCAAAGCCCTACCTACATTCCCTAAAGAAGCCACCGATGTGGTGGAACCAGAGACTATACTCGAGAGGAGGGTGGTGTACAAGTAGGGGGCTCCATTGATTCAAGTGTCAGTCAAGTGGCGTGGCAGCTCTTCGGATTGCAGCACTTGGGAGTATCTCCTGGATCTCCTAAAACAATTTCCCAGAACGGCCAGTCTttttagcatttcttgaggacaagaaattggtTAAGGAGGGGGTAATTATCACGATCGTCCCTTAATAGctagaattttaatttcttttgcattgtaattttctattttgcttTACTGCTTTCATTTCTagttattattgtaattcctAGAATCAGTTTGTTAGCTAAGATTCCCCACGTGgagctagaataggacaaaacttTTGGTTACAACTGTTGGGGGGGTGAGGATCGCCTGTGGACGTGGCCACCCAGCTATACCAGCCCCCAGGACTCTCTTGGAGAGGCATGGAATATGAAttctcaattctgatttctatctatcttctcttcttcttgatcttccttctcttcttcctaactttctctctcaatctctcccaTTTCTCTGTTAACGCTGTTTACATCTCTTCAATACCATCTGGATTGAGAGTGTAATCCTATTGTCACCCACATTCGTGACATTAATTGACTTGACAAAAGATGAGAAACCTAAACTGCCTTAACCTAATCTTGCTTCGGAAAAGTTTTAAGCAAGCATGAAGATATGTGCCCAAGCAAATTTTCATGGAGTCATATTTCCAGATAAATTCTGATGGAATTACACCAAAACTCAGTCTactttgtgaaaaaaaaaaaagtgcctAACCTTTTGAAGGTGTTACTTGTTTAACTTGTTGGTCATAATTTTGGTCTGTAATTATGTTACCCTGTTGAGCAAGAGTATTATGTTGTGAAATCTGTTCTAGTGACATAGAAGTCATACCTGCACAGTATTGGATTTgcttatttcttcctatttgaCATTGTTGGAATTGAGATTCATGATCCAATGATAACCTCTGAGTAGGGTTTTACAGTTCACTCTATGTGAATTATGATACCACACAAGATGGGCGTTTTGAAAACTTATCCAACATTGAGGTTGGAATGGAATGATTGGTTATGTGGAAGCATCATCATTCCACTTCTTTGATGTTATTATACCTTGGAAGCACCTATTTCTGTCTTCTTTCGACTTTACTCTTCTGGTGCTTGTGTGATTTAAACTTATGGAAGTTTGTCTAAGAACACTGTCTGATTTACTGGACTTACAGTAACATTGACTTTATTAGTGGGGCATTTTTTTTCTGTGTTAGAAATTGGATGAAATTCTACAACTAAGTCCGTGTACCAGTAACAGTACTTAACCCTTAATCACTTTAGAATTTTACTTGTTCCCCACAGTATTTGCTAATGCATTTTACTTCTTGATTCAGGAATTGGTTGATTCTATTCTGTGGGATGAGGTCAGCTTACTTCCAGATGAAGTAGTACGGCCAGAGCTGGTTTATGAATATAAGAACTGGAAACATGAAGTTATGAAATGGTTTTCAATATCACATCCTTTACCTAGTGTTGGAGACATAGGGAAACAGACTAGTCACAGCCCTTTGCCAACAGGACTTCAGGTTAGCAGGAAGAGACCCAAGCTTGAAGTTCGTCGTGCTGAGTCACACCTCTTCCAGGTTGATGCCCAGGGTTCAGCTCAGGCCGTAACTGTGGAGATTGATGCGGGATTTTTTGATGGTCAAGGTATTGGGCATACTGGTCAACTTGAAACCAATCCTGCTAGAGAGGAACTTCATTTGGAGGGCACCGCATATAAAGGACCTCCCAGTAGTTTGACTGATAAATGGGGTGAGATTGTTGTTGAAGCTGAAGGTTCTGAGGTCATTCAGAGTAAAGATGTGAATGTGACACCGATTGGTGGAGGGGCGGCTAGGAAATCCTTGGATCCTTGTAATAAGAATCGCCAGTGCTTAGCTTTTATTGAAGCAAAGGGAAGACAGTGTGTAAGGTGGGCAAATGATGGTGATGTTTACTGCTGTGTGCATTTGGCCTCCCGTTTTGTTGGCAATACTGCAAAAGCAGAGGCTAGTCCACCTGTAGATGTGCCATTGTGTGAAGGTACCACTACTCTTGGTACCAGGTGCAAGCATCGGTCTCTATATGGATCCTCTTTCTGCAAGAAACACAGACCCCATGACAATAAGAATGTGACCTCGAATTCACCTAATGATAGGATTAAGAGAAAGCATGAGGAGGTTATGAACATATCTGATACCACAAATTGCAAAGCGATTGTATTAGTGGGAGAAGTTGAAACACCTCTCCAAGTGAATCCCATCTCAGTCATGAGTAAAGAAGCTTTCAGTGAAAGGAACTTAATGGAGATATCTGGACAGTCCAGGTTGGAATATGATGGCAATGAGGTGTTACACTGCATAGGCTCAAGTCCTCAGGATTACAGTAATCCTTGTCTAGAAATTCCAAAAAGTCATTCCTTATACTGTGAAAAACACCTACCAGGGTGGCTGAAGCGTGCAAGGAATGGGAAAAGCAGGGTAATTTCAAAGGAAGTTTTTATAGATCTTTTGAAGGATTGTTGCTCACGGGAGCAAAAACTGCATTTACATCAAGCATGTGAGGTGTTCTACAGGCTCTTCAAAAGTATCCTATCCCTAAGAAATCCTATTCCTAAGGAAATCCAACTACAGTGGGCCATTTCTGAAGCTTCTAAAGATGTTAGAATAGGGGAGTTACTGATCAAGTTGGTTTGCAGTGAAATAGAGAGACTCAGGAGGCTTTGGGGCTTTGATGCTGGCCAAGACAAACAGTCTTCTTCACATGGCAAAGAATTGGTTCCTTTCGAAGAACCAGTTCCTGTTCCAGTGGCTACTGATGGTGAGCATGACATACAAAATACCGTCAAATGCAAAATATGCtctgataatttttttgatgaCAAAGCACTTGGCGCACACTGGATGGACAATCATAAAAAGGAAGCACAATGGCTATTTAGAGGTTATGTTTGTGCTATCTGCCTGGACTCCTTTACTAACAAGAAGGTCCTGGAAGCACATGTGCAGGAGAGACACCATGTGCAATTTGTGGAACAATGCATGCTTTTACAGTGTATTCCTTGTGGTGGTCATTTTGGGAACCCTGAGCAGTTATGGTTGCATGTGTTCTCAGTTCATCCTGATAAGCTCAGGATGTCAGAACATGCTGAACAGCATAACCTGATTTGTGGTGAAGATTCTCCTCAGAGACTTGAGCTGGGAAATTCAGTTTCTGTTGATAATAAGACCTCTAATAGTCAAGGTGGTCTTAGAAAGTTCATTTGCAGGTTTTGCAGGTTGAAGTTTGATTTGCTGCCTGACCTAGGTCGTCATCATCAAGCTGCTCATATGGGGCCAAATTCTGTAACCCCTCGTCCCCCTAAGAGAGGTGTTCGTTTTTATGCTTATAGGTTAAAATCAGGGAGACTAAGTCGTCCTAAATTTAGGAAAGGTCTAGGATCAGTATCATATCGCATTCGGAATAGGGGTGCTGCAAGTATGAAAAAACGCTTCCAGGCTTTAAATGCTGTTGGCAGTGGGGACATGAAGGTGCACTCTCATGTAACTGAAGCAGGAAATCTAGGTAGATTGGTAGAGTCTCAATGCTCAGCTGTTGCAAAGATATTATTTTCTGAGATCCAGATAACAAAACCACATCCTAGTAATCTTGATATTATAACTATTGCTCGATCTTCATGTTGCAAGGTCAGCCTCCAAAcctctttggaggagaaatatGGGCTATTGCCAGAATGTTTGTACTTGAAGGCAGCCAAACTTTGTAGTGAGTATAATATTCTTGTGACTTGGCATAAGGAGGGGTTTGTTTGTCCTAAAGGGTGTAAACCAATTTCAGGCCCAAATATAGTATCCTCATTGATGCCACTCTCAGAGGATTTACTGGGACCACAATCTGCAGAGGGAGATCCTGCAGAGAATGAATGGGAGATGGATGAGTGCCACTATGTTGTTGATTCCCGCCATTTTAAACATAATCCCATACAGAAAACTTTCATCTTGTGTGATGATATAAGCTTTGGACTGGAGTCAATTCCCGTAATATGTGTGGTGGATGAAGATCTTTTGGATTCCATTCGCATTGTTCGAGATAGTTCTGGTGGCCAACTAACTGCATATTCTATGCCCTGGGAGAGCTTTACATATGTCAGGAAACCATTGCTTGATCGATCCCTTGAAGCTGAGGTACTGTCAAAAACTTCCTTTGGTCCTGGTTTATATCAACAgcttcttgtcttttcattttcttttcttatcctTGTCTAAATCATCTTGATGTAGATTATTTTAGTTTCTTGCAAATTATCTCTCTCGTCCCACTTTGAATGATACATAAAGGGCATCCCCAGTGCCTAGGGCTTCCTGCTTTTTGGGGGAGGGGAGGGTCATTTTTGTACAAAACATTCCTGTTACTGTTTTTATGAAGAGGTTGTTTCCAGTGCTCAAACTCATAACTTTTTGGTCataaaggagcaaccttatCATTGCCACCGAGGCTCAGCCTTtgagaacatatgaa from Diospyros lotus cultivar Yz01 chromosome 6, ASM1463336v1, whole genome shotgun sequence encodes:
- the LOC127803442 gene encoding histone-lysine N-methyltransferase SUVR5 isoform X2, whose product is MEVLPCSGVHYVEECDGRQQDSENAFMYDRESNCVEHGGQVQVADVKENDLSPDVERAQEERQGEAQWTNGELGNSEGQCSGASYFEIEMEGQNISCDSHDSEDDTFNGQELSTETCLASETSDLILDANDNGLLANPREGESSLSESNWLERDEALAVWVKWRGKWQAGIRCARADWPLATLKAKPTHDRKKYLVIFFPRTRNYSWADVLLVRPINQFPEPIAYKTHKVGVKMVKDLTLACRFIMQKLAVGMLNIIDQHTKALVENARNVMVWKEFAMEASRCKSYSDLGSVLLKLQTMIMESCLNSDWLQHSFHSWAQRCQNANSAESVEMLKEELVDSILWDEVSLLPDEVVRPELVYEYKNWKHEVMKWFSISHPLPSVGDIGKQTSHSPLPTGLQVSRKRPKLEVRRAESHLFQVDAQGSAQAVTVEIDAGFFDGQGIGHTGQLETNPAREELHLEGTAYKGPPSSLTDKWGEIVVEAEGSEVIQSKDVNVTPIGGGAARKSLDPCNKNRQCLAFIEAKGRQCVRWANDGDVYCCVHLASRFVGNTAKAEASPPVDVPLCEGTTTLGTRCKHRSLYGSSFCKKHRPHDNKNVTSNSPNDRIKRKHEEVMNISDTTNCKAIVLVGEVETPLQVNPISVMSKEAFSERNLMEISGQSRLEYDGNEVLHCIGSSPQDYSNPCLEIPKSHSLYCEKHLPGWLKRARNGKSRVISKEVFIDLLKDCCSREQKLHLHQACEVFYRLFKSILSLRNPIPKEIQLQWAISEASKDVRIGELLIKLVCSEIERLRRLWGFDAGQDKQSSSHGKELVPFEEPVPVPVATDGEHDIQNTVKCKICSDNFFDDKALGAHWMDNHKKEAQWLFRGYVCAICLDSFTNKKVLEAHVQERHHVQFVEQCMLLQCIPCGGHFGNPEQLWLHVFSVHPDKLRMSEHAEQHNLICGEDSPQRLELGNSVSVDNKTSNSQGGLRKFICRFCRLKFDLLPDLGRHHQAAHMGPNSVTPRPPKRGVRFYAYRLKSGRLSRPKFRKGLGSVSYRIRNRGAASMKKRFQALNAVGSGDMKVHSHVTEAGNLGRLVESQCSAVAKILFSEIQITKPHPSNLDIITIARSSCCKVSLQTSLEEKYGLLPECLYLKAAKLCSEYNILVTWHKEGFVCPKGCKPISGPNIVSSLMPLSEDLLGPQSAEGDPAENEWEMDECHYVVDSRHFKHNPIQKTFILCDDISFGLESIPVICVVDEDLLDSIRIVRDSSGGQLTAYSMPWESFTYVRKPLLDRSLEAESLQLGCACPHSTCSPENCDHVYLFDDDYENAKDIYGKPMRGRFPYDEKGRIILEEGFLVYECNHICSCSRSCQNKVLQNGVQVKLEVFKTEKKGWAVRAREAILCGTFVCEYIGEIIDEQEANRRRDRYGGKGWGYFYDIDSHLSDLSRLIEGQVPYVIDAMNYGNVSRYLNHSCSPNLVSRQVLVETIDCQLAHIGLYASRDIAAGEELTYNFRYKLLPGEGHPCHCGASNCRGRLY